A part of Streptomyces sp. NBC_01451 genomic DNA contains:
- a CDS encoding RNA polymerase sigma factor: MPESSERGRPVPNGSDTPAIPLNAYGTDSGEAAHSAPRVPLPYASAAIILEVAPVQTQTLAQTDSSSTTATKPGAETGIADVSDVTDVAEVIAAVPPQSRAAHHPETADPDSPPELDEPPADEAETAETAEPIEPIESIEVIESIEPIEAIEPAERLRARAPARADTSGPSSDLFRQYLREIGRIPLLTAVEEVELARRVEAGLFAEEKLRLASDLDSQLALDLDRLVVMGRMAKRRLIEANLRLVVSVAKRYVGRGLTMLDLVQEGNLGLIRAVEKFDYARGYKFSTYATWWIRQAMSRALADQARTIRVPVHVVELINRVVRVQRRMLQERGYEPTPEEVAAHLDLLPERVSEVLRLAQEPVSLHAPVGEEDDVALGDLIEDGDAASPVESAAFLLLREHLEAVLSTLGERERKVVQLRYGLADGRPRTLEEIGRIFGVTRERIRQIESKTLNKLRDHAFADQLRGYLD; this comes from the coding sequence GTGCCTGAGTCCTCGGAGCGCGGCCGACCCGTCCCCAACGGGTCCGACACCCCCGCGATTCCGCTCAACGCGTACGGGACGGACAGCGGTGAGGCCGCCCACTCCGCCCCCCGAGTACCGCTGCCGTACGCCTCAGCAGCGATCATCCTGGAGGTCGCCCCCGTGCAGACCCAGACCCTCGCCCAGACCGACAGCAGCAGCACCACGGCGACGAAGCCCGGCGCCGAGACCGGCATCGCGGACGTCAGCGACGTCACGGACGTCGCCGAGGTCATCGCGGCCGTGCCGCCGCAGAGCCGAGCCGCGCACCACCCCGAGACGGCCGACCCCGACAGCCCGCCCGAACTGGACGAACCCCCGGCCGACGAGGCGGAGACCGCGGAGACAGCGGAACCGATTGAACCGATCGAGTCCATCGAGGTCATCGAATCCATCGAGCCGATCGAGGCCATCGAGCCGGCCGAACGGCTCCGCGCCCGCGCCCCGGCCCGCGCCGACACCAGCGGGCCTTCCTCCGACCTGTTCCGTCAGTACCTTCGCGAGATCGGCCGCATCCCGCTGCTGACCGCCGTCGAGGAGGTCGAACTCGCCCGCCGGGTCGAGGCCGGCCTGTTCGCCGAGGAGAAGCTGCGTCTCGCCTCCGACCTGGACAGCCAGTTGGCCCTGGACCTGGACAGGCTGGTCGTCATGGGCCGGATGGCCAAGCGCCGCCTGATCGAGGCGAACCTGCGCCTGGTGGTGTCCGTGGCGAAACGGTACGTGGGCCGCGGCCTGACGATGCTCGACCTCGTCCAGGAGGGGAACCTGGGCCTGATCCGCGCCGTCGAGAAGTTCGACTACGCGCGCGGCTACAAGTTCTCCACGTACGCGACCTGGTGGATCCGCCAGGCCATGTCCCGCGCCCTCGCCGACCAGGCCCGGACGATCCGCGTGCCCGTACACGTGGTCGAGCTGATCAACCGGGTCGTCCGCGTCCAGCGCCGGATGCTCCAGGAACGCGGCTACGAGCCGACCCCCGAGGAGGTCGCCGCCCACCTGGACCTCCTGCCCGAGCGCGTCAGCGAGGTGCTGCGCCTGGCCCAGGAACCCGTGTCACTGCACGCCCCGGTGGGCGAGGAGGACGACGTCGCGCTCGGTGACCTCATCGAGGACGGCGACGCCGCCTCGCCGGTCGAGTCGGCGGCGTTCCTGCTGCTGCGCGAACACCTGGAGGCGGTGCTGTCGACGCTGGGGGAGCGGGAGCGGAAGGTCGTCCAGCTGCGCTACGGACTGGCGGACGGGAGGCCCCGCACGCTGGAGGAGATCGGCCGGATCTTCGGCGTCACACGGGAACGCATCCGCCAGATCGAATCCAAGACCCTGAACAAACTGAGGGACCACGCCTTCGCGGACCAGCTGCGCGGCTACTTGGACTGA
- a CDS encoding FGGY family carbohydrate kinase translates to MGIVAGLDSSPDFTRIVVCDADTGSVLRQGYAPHPMEGVEGGGGGRPSDVDPQAWLLSLGEAAGGGLLEGVQAIGVSAQQNALVPVDAQGNTVRPAMVGGDKRAQVAAADLIDALGGREAWAQAVGCVPQAAQPVTKLRWLARNEPEAAQRTAVLMQAHDWLVWQLLGRPVRRTTDRGGASGTGYWSAAMGAYRGDLVELALGRQAMLPEVLGPSDAAGTTPEGLLISAGTGETMAAAFGLGLGLGDVVVSLGASGSVMAVHPEALFDSTGMITSLADATGLHLPVVTTLNAVRTLRGTAELLGLSDLETLSDLAMKSTPGAHGLVMLPYLEGERTPNLPHTAGTLAGLRRESMKAEHLARAAFEGMLCGLADALDVLRGRGVDVQRVFLLGSAAELPAVQAAAPPLFGAQVVVPQPADYAAIGAARQAAWALGVSQGTLDPRTPPAWQGAAAQVLEPGEELAVGQAVRQQYVSVREQTHPGAFRS, encoded by the coding sequence ATGGGGATAGTCGCCGGGTTGGACAGTTCGCCCGATTTCACTCGTATCGTCGTCTGCGACGCGGACACGGGGTCCGTGCTGCGGCAGGGCTATGCGCCGCATCCGATGGAAGGCGTCGAGGGCGGGGGCGGCGGGCGGCCCTCCGATGTCGATCCGCAGGCCTGGCTGCTCTCCCTCGGTGAGGCGGCCGGCGGCGGGCTGCTCGAAGGTGTGCAGGCCATCGGGGTGTCCGCGCAGCAGAACGCGCTGGTGCCGGTCGACGCGCAGGGCAACACCGTACGGCCGGCGATGGTCGGCGGGGACAAGCGGGCGCAGGTCGCCGCGGCCGATCTGATCGACGCGCTCGGCGGGCGGGAGGCGTGGGCGCAGGCCGTGGGGTGTGTGCCGCAGGCCGCGCAGCCGGTGACCAAGCTGCGCTGGCTGGCGCGCAACGAGCCGGAGGCGGCGCAGCGGACCGCCGTGCTGATGCAGGCGCACGACTGGCTGGTGTGGCAGTTGCTGGGGCGGCCCGTACGGCGGACCACCGACCGGGGCGGGGCCTCGGGGACGGGCTACTGGTCGGCCGCCATGGGGGCCTATCGCGGTGATCTCGTCGAGCTCGCGCTCGGGCGTCAGGCGATGCTGCCCGAGGTGCTCGGCCCGTCCGACGCCGCCGGTACGACGCCCGAGGGGCTGCTGATCTCCGCCGGGACCGGGGAGACCATGGCCGCCGCCTTCGGGCTCGGGCTGGGGCTCGGGGATGTAGTGGTGTCACTGGGGGCCTCCGGGTCCGTGATGGCCGTACATCCCGAGGCGCTCTTCGACTCGACCGGGATGATCACCTCGCTGGCCGACGCGACCGGGCTGCATCTGCCGGTCGTCACGACGCTGAACGCCGTACGGACCTTGCGGGGGACGGCCGAGCTGCTCGGGCTGAGTGATCTGGAGACCCTGTCCGACCTCGCGATGAAGTCGACCCCGGGCGCTCACGGGCTGGTCATGCTGCCCTATCTGGAAGGGGAGCGGACGCCCAATCTGCCGCACACCGCGGGGACGCTCGCCGGGCTGCGGCGGGAGTCCATGAAGGCCGAGCATCTGGCACGGGCCGCCTTCGAGGGGATGCTGTGCGGGCTCGCGGACGCCCTGGACGTGCTGCGGGGGCGTGGAGTCGACGTACAGCGCGTCTTCCTGCTCGGGTCCGCCGCCGAACTGCCCGCCGTGCAGGCCGCGGCGCCGCCGTTGTTCGGGGCGCAGGTCGTCGTACCGCAGCCCGCGGACTACGCGGCCATCGGTGCCGCGCGGCAGGCCGCCTGGGCGCTCGGGGTGTCGCAGGGCACGCTCGACCCGCGCACCCCGCCGGCCTGGCAGGGCGCCGCCGCGCAGGTGCTGGAGCCCGGTGAGGAGCTGGCGGTGGGACAGGCGGTGCGACAGCAGTACGTGTCCGTGCGGGAGCAGACGCATCCCGGGGCATTTCGTAGCTGA
- a CDS encoding YtxH domain-containing protein, translating into MRYRLTFVAGLALGYVLGTRAGRERYEQLKKSARRISQNPAVRNTAESAALQGREFAGKAFHTVSEKVGDRVPDSVAGRVRSLRERNATGGGEDDWGTNNT; encoded by the coding sequence ATGCGCTACCGGCTCACGTTCGTCGCCGGACTGGCCCTGGGTTACGTGCTGGGCACACGGGCCGGGCGAGAGCGTTACGAGCAGTTGAAGAAGTCCGCCCGCCGGATCTCGCAGAACCCGGCCGTCCGCAACACCGCCGAGTCGGCCGCGCTGCAGGGGCGGGAGTTCGCCGGCAAGGCGTTCCACACCGTGAGCGAGAAGGTCGGGGACCGGGTGCCCGACTCCGTGGCGGGCCGGGTGCGCTCCCTGCGTGAGCGCAACGCCACGGGAGGTGGCGAGGACGACTGGGGCACCAACAACACCTGA
- a CDS encoding PIN domain nuclease: MITYLVDTSALWHLFRTPGALRPWEGHIAAGVFHLCEPTRAEFLYSATSPSHRDELAEELDALCLLSPVPKNAWRWVDTAQYKLTQRGQHRAAGAIDLLVCATAVHHGHTVLHVDNDFATVAGVLKEVQQRDARA; this comes from the coding sequence GTGATCACGTATCTGGTCGACACCTCGGCTCTGTGGCATCTGTTCCGTACCCCAGGTGCGCTGCGCCCCTGGGAGGGACACATCGCCGCCGGGGTGTTCCACCTCTGTGAGCCGACACGAGCCGAATTCCTCTACTCGGCGACCAGCCCGTCTCACCGAGATGAGCTGGCCGAGGAACTGGACGCGCTCTGTCTGCTCTCTCCGGTTCCGAAGAACGCCTGGCGGTGGGTCGATACCGCCCAGTACAAATTGACCCAGAGGGGCCAGCATCGGGCGGCGGGAGCGATCGACCTGTTGGTGTGTGCGACAGCTGTACACCATGGGCACACCGTCCTCCACGTGGACAATGACTTCGCGACGGTGGCCGGAGTCCTCAAGGAAGTTCAGCAGCGAGACGCACGAGCCTGA
- a CDS encoding ABC transporter ATP-binding protein: protein MAGPMGRMMAGGGPDQHSLDFKESGKRLLSQFRPERATMLVMLCAVFVSVGLSVVGPKILGRATDLVFSGIIGRQFDSGSTKAEVLASMRERGEGGMADMLSGTDFTPGKGIDFGAVGEVLGLALVVFVFAGLLMLVATRLVNRAVNRTVSRMREDLQAKLSRLPLSYFDKRQRGEVLSRATNDIDNIGQTLQQSMGQLINSLLTIIGVLAMMFWVSWLLALVALVTVPLSFFIATRVGKRSQPHFVQQWRTTGKLNAHIEEMYTGHNLVKVFGRQDESAQQFAEQNDALYEAGFKAQFNSGIMQPLMFFVSNINYVLVAVVGGLRVASGALSIGDVQAFIQYSRQFSMPLTQVASMANLVQSGVASAERIFELLDAEEQQADPVPGVRPEELRGLVSLEHVSFRYEPEKPLIEDLSLAVEPGHTVAIVGPTGAGKTTLVNLLMRFYEVSGGRITLDGVDIASMSRDELRAGIGMVLQDTWLFGGTIEENIAYGAAREREVTRGEIEEAARAAHADRFIRTLPDGYDTVIDDEGTGVSAGEKQLITIARAFLSDPVILVLDEATSSVDTRTEVLIQKAMAKLAHGRTSFVIAHRLSTIRDADTILVMENGAIVEQGAHGELLEADGAYARLYKAQFAEAVAEVD, encoded by the coding sequence ATGGCCGGGCCCATGGGGCGCATGATGGCCGGAGGCGGCCCCGACCAGCACTCGCTGGACTTCAAGGAGTCCGGCAAACGGCTCCTCTCCCAGTTCAGGCCCGAGCGGGCCACGATGCTCGTGATGCTGTGCGCGGTGTTCGTGAGCGTGGGCCTGTCGGTGGTGGGCCCGAAGATCCTGGGGCGGGCGACCGACCTGGTCTTCTCCGGCATCATCGGACGGCAGTTCGACAGCGGCAGTACGAAGGCCGAGGTTCTCGCGTCCATGCGGGAGCGCGGCGAGGGCGGCATGGCCGACATGCTCTCCGGTACGGACTTCACGCCGGGCAAGGGGATCGACTTCGGCGCGGTGGGCGAGGTGCTGGGGCTCGCCCTGGTGGTGTTCGTGTTCGCCGGGCTGCTGATGCTGGTCGCCACACGGCTGGTGAACCGGGCGGTCAACCGGACCGTGTCCCGGATGCGCGAGGACCTGCAGGCGAAGCTGTCGCGGCTGCCGTTGTCGTACTTCGACAAGCGGCAGCGCGGTGAGGTGCTCAGCCGTGCGACGAACGACATCGACAACATCGGGCAGACGCTCCAGCAGTCGATGGGGCAGCTCATCAACTCGTTGCTGACGATCATCGGCGTGCTGGCGATGATGTTCTGGGTGTCCTGGCTGCTGGCGCTGGTCGCGCTGGTGACCGTACCGCTGTCGTTCTTCATCGCCACGCGGGTCGGCAAGCGGTCGCAGCCGCACTTCGTGCAGCAGTGGCGGACCACCGGCAAGCTGAACGCGCACATCGAGGAGATGTACACCGGGCACAACCTCGTGAAGGTGTTCGGGCGGCAGGACGAGTCGGCGCAGCAGTTCGCCGAGCAGAACGACGCGCTGTACGAGGCCGGTTTCAAGGCACAGTTCAACAGCGGCATCATGCAGCCGCTGATGTTCTTCGTGTCGAACATCAACTACGTGCTGGTGGCCGTGGTGGGCGGGCTGCGGGTCGCTTCGGGCGCGCTGTCGATCGGTGACGTGCAGGCCTTCATCCAGTACTCGCGCCAGTTCTCGATGCCGCTGACGCAGGTCGCGTCGATGGCGAACCTGGTGCAGTCGGGCGTGGCCTCGGCCGAGCGGATCTTCGAACTGCTGGACGCGGAGGAGCAGCAGGCCGATCCGGTGCCGGGGGTACGGCCCGAGGAACTGCGCGGGCTGGTCTCGCTGGAGCACGTGTCGTTCCGGTACGAGCCGGAGAAGCCGCTGATCGAGGACCTGTCGCTGGCGGTGGAGCCCGGGCACACGGTCGCGATCGTCGGACCCACGGGGGCGGGGAAGACCACTCTGGTCAACCTGTTGATGCGGTTCTACGAGGTTTCCGGGGGCCGGATCACCCTGGACGGGGTGGACATCGCGTCGATGTCCCGGGACGAACTCCGGGCCGGGATCGGGATGGTGCTCCAGGACACCTGGCTGTTCGGCGGGACCATCGAGGAGAACATCGCGTACGGGGCCGCGCGGGAGCGCGAGGTGACGCGCGGGGAGATCGAGGAGGCGGCGCGGGCCGCGCACGCGGACCGTTTCATCCGTACGCTGCCGGACGGCTACGACACCGTGATCGACGACGAGGGCACGGGGGTGAGCGCGGGTGAGAAGCAGCTCATCACGATCGCGCGGGCGTTCCTGTCCGATCCGGTGATCCTGGTGCTGGACGAGGCGACGAGTTCCGTGGACACCCGTACGGAGGTTCTGATCCAGAAGGCGATGGCCAAACTGGCGCACGGGCGGACGTCGTTCGTGATCGCGCACCGGCTGTCGACGATCCGGGACGCGGACACGATCCTGGTGATGGAGAACGGGGCGATCGTGGAACAGGGGGCGCACGGGGAGCTGTTGGAGGCGGACGGCGCCTACGCGCGGTTGTACAAGGCGCAGTTCGCGGAGGCGGTGGCCGAAGTGGATTAG
- a CDS encoding type II toxin-antitoxin system VapB family antitoxin encodes MSVTQIDLDDEALAEAMRLMGATTKKETVNAALRDYVARIRRLEAAEKLAARGERGEFEQAAAVHEAEKRARREAFE; translated from the coding sequence ATGTCCGTCACGCAGATTGATCTCGACGACGAGGCACTGGCCGAGGCCATGCGGCTCATGGGTGCCACGACGAAGAAGGAGACCGTCAACGCGGCCCTTCGGGACTACGTAGCGCGGATCAGGAGGCTTGAGGCCGCGGAGAAGCTGGCCGCGCGAGGTGAGCGTGGCGAGTTTGAGCAGGCCGCAGCGGTCCATGAAGCCGAGAAGCGTGCGCGGCGCGAGGCCTTCGAGTGA
- a CDS encoding TetR/AcrR family transcriptional regulator: protein MAIDPPSASAGNPAPVRPLRRDAQRNREALLTAARSCFAEQGLEAPLEQVARRAGVAIGTLYRHFPTRLDLVQATFAEKLAVWREAAEKAVTMDDAWAGLCHFLETMCELQSQDRGFNDLASMRLPESACLAGAQTRIRELGVHIVERAQEQGSLRPDLTPEDLAFVIWSHSRVTEATHAIAPDAWRRHLYLLLDGFRTDRAHPLPAPPLTEEQLYRAMISLGGNGACGA from the coding sequence ATGGCCATCGACCCACCGTCCGCCTCCGCCGGGAACCCGGCCCCCGTCCGCCCCCTGCGGCGCGACGCACAGCGCAACCGCGAGGCCCTGCTCACCGCGGCCCGCTCCTGCTTCGCCGAGCAGGGCCTGGAGGCCCCCCTGGAGCAGGTGGCCAGGCGGGCCGGGGTGGCCATCGGCACGCTGTACCGGCACTTCCCCACCCGGCTGGACCTGGTGCAGGCGACCTTCGCGGAGAAGCTGGCCGTCTGGCGGGAGGCCGCCGAGAAGGCCGTCACCATGGATGACGCCTGGGCGGGGCTGTGTCATTTTCTGGAGACCATGTGCGAACTCCAGTCACAGGACCGGGGGTTCAACGATCTGGCCTCCATGCGGTTGCCGGAGAGCGCCTGCCTGGCGGGCGCCCAGACCCGCATCCGTGAACTCGGTGTACACATCGTCGAGCGTGCGCAGGAGCAGGGCAGCCTGCGCCCCGACCTCACGCCCGAGGACCTTGCCTTCGTCATCTGGTCGCACAGCCGCGTCACCGAGGCCACCCACGCCATCGCCCCGGACGCCTGGCGCCGCCACCTCTACCTTCTGCTCGACGGCTTCCGAACCGACCGCGCCCACCCGCTACCGGCGCCGCCGCTCACCGAGGAGCAGCTGTACCGCGCCATGATCAGCCTCGGCGGAAACGGTGCCTGCGGCGCCTGA
- a CDS encoding ABC transporter ATP-binding protein → MLIQLLRTYLRPYKKPIGLLVLLQLLQTCATLYLPTLNADIIDKGVVKGDTGYILLFGAVMIGISLVQVVCNIGAVYYGARTASALGRDVRAAVFDRVQSFSAREVGQFGAPSLITRTTNDVQQVQMLALMTFTLMVSAPIMCVGGIVLALGLDVPLSGVLVAVVPVLGICVTLIVRRLRPLFRTMQVRLDTVNRVLREQITGNRVIRAFVRDEYEKERFGKANHELTEVSLGTGRLLALMFPIVMTVVNVSSIAVVWFGAHRIDSGGMEIGALTAFLAYLMQIVMSVMMATFMFMMVPRAEVCAERIEEVLGTSSSVVPPTDPVVELRRHGHLEIRGAGFRYPGAEEPVLKAVDLVARPGEVTAVIGSTGSGKSTLLGLVPRLFDATDGEVLVDGVDVATVEPKLLARTVGLVPQKPYLFAGTVASNLRYGNPDATDEELWRALEVAQGKGFVERLEGGLGAPIAQGGTNVSGGQRQRLAIARTLVQRPEIYLFDDSFSALDYATDAALRTALARETAEATVVIVAQRVSTIRDADRIIVLDEGRVVGTGSHHELMADNQTYREIVLSQLTEAEAA, encoded by the coding sequence GTGCTCATACAACTTCTGCGCACTTATCTGCGGCCCTACAAGAAACCCATCGGTCTGCTCGTGCTGCTCCAGCTCCTGCAGACCTGCGCGACCCTCTACCTGCCCACGCTCAACGCGGACATCATCGACAAGGGTGTGGTGAAGGGCGACACCGGCTACATCCTGCTCTTCGGCGCCGTGATGATCGGTATCTCGCTGGTGCAGGTCGTCTGCAACATCGGTGCCGTGTACTACGGCGCCCGTACGGCGTCGGCGCTCGGCCGGGACGTACGCGCTGCCGTCTTCGACCGGGTGCAGTCGTTCTCGGCGCGTGAGGTCGGGCAGTTCGGGGCGCCCTCGCTGATCACCCGTACGACCAATGACGTCCAGCAGGTGCAGATGCTCGCGCTGATGACGTTCACGCTGATGGTGTCGGCACCGATCATGTGCGTGGGCGGCATCGTGCTGGCGCTGGGTCTGGATGTGCCGCTGTCGGGCGTGCTGGTCGCCGTCGTGCCGGTGCTGGGCATCTGCGTGACGTTGATCGTGCGGCGGCTGCGGCCCCTGTTCCGGACGATGCAGGTGCGGCTCGACACCGTCAACCGGGTGCTGCGGGAGCAGATCACCGGCAACCGGGTCATCCGCGCCTTCGTGCGGGACGAGTACGAGAAGGAGCGGTTCGGGAAGGCGAACCACGAGCTGACCGAGGTGTCGCTGGGCACCGGGCGGCTGCTCGCGCTGATGTTCCCGATCGTCATGACCGTCGTCAACGTCTCGTCGATCGCCGTGGTGTGGTTCGGTGCTCACCGCATCGACAGCGGCGGGATGGAGATCGGCGCGCTGACCGCGTTCCTCGCCTATCTGATGCAGATCGTGATGTCCGTGATGATGGCCACCTTCATGTTCATGATGGTGCCGCGCGCGGAGGTGTGCGCCGAGCGCATCGAGGAGGTCCTCGGTACGTCGTCGAGTGTGGTGCCGCCGACCGATCCGGTCGTCGAACTGCGGCGGCACGGGCATCTGGAGATCCGGGGGGCCGGGTTCCGCTATCCGGGCGCCGAGGAGCCGGTGCTCAAGGCCGTCGACCTGGTGGCGCGGCCCGGTGAGGTGACCGCGGTGATCGGGTCCACGGGCAGTGGGAAGTCGACGCTGCTGGGGCTCGTACCGCGGCTGTTCGACGCGACCGACGGGGAGGTGCTCGTCGACGGCGTGGACGTGGCCACCGTGGAGCCGAAACTGCTGGCCAGGACGGTGGGGCTGGTGCCGCAGAAGCCGTATCTGTTCGCGGGGACCGTGGCGAGCAATCTGCGCTACGGCAACCCGGACGCCACGGACGAGGAGTTGTGGCGCGCTCTGGAGGTTGCTCAGGGCAAGGGGTTCGTCGAGCGGCTGGAGGGCGGGCTCGGCGCGCCGATCGCGCAGGGCGGTACGAATGTGTCGGGTGGTCAGCGGCAGCGGCTCGCGATCGCGCGGACGCTGGTGCAGCGGCCCGAGATCTACCTCTTCGACGACTCCTTCTCGGCGCTCGACTACGCCACGGACGCGGCCCTGCGGACGGCGCTCGCGCGCGAGACCGCCGAGGCGACCGTCGTGATCGTCGCCCAGCGGGTGTCCACGATCAGGGACGCCGACCGGATCATCGTCCTCGACGAGGGCCGGGTCGTCGGCACCGGCAGCCACCACGAGCTGATGGCGGACAACCAGACCTACCGGGAGATCGTGCTCTCCCAGCTCACGGAAGCGGAGGCCGCCTGA
- a CDS encoding SDR family NAD(P)-dependent oxidoreductase, with amino-acid sequence MPVIAVIGAGPGLGLSIARRFGREGFQVALVSRTQDKLDALAAQLAEDGIEAAGFAADVTRPDSLQSALAAVADRFGAVDVLEYSPADPTFAGAAAVDATAQDLHKQLDYYLYGAVAAVRQVLPAMLERGSGTLLFSTGASSIRPSGGAFGSVGVAAAALRNYAMALGIDLAEHGVHAAHVAIGVFIGSGPGTEPETIAEHYWDAYTKRDQAEIVHTVPGGIR; translated from the coding sequence ATGCCCGTCATCGCCGTCATCGGAGCAGGCCCCGGCCTGGGCCTGTCCATCGCCCGCCGCTTCGGAAGGGAGGGTTTCCAGGTCGCCCTGGTCTCCCGGACCCAGGACAAGCTCGACGCGCTCGCCGCACAGCTCGCCGAGGACGGCATCGAGGCCGCGGGCTTCGCCGCGGACGTGACGCGTCCCGACTCGCTGCAGTCGGCGCTCGCCGCGGTCGCCGACCGGTTCGGGGCCGTCGACGTACTGGAGTACTCGCCCGCCGACCCCACGTTCGCCGGCGCCGCCGCCGTCGACGCCACGGCGCAGGACCTCCACAAGCAGCTCGACTACTACCTGTACGGAGCGGTCGCCGCGGTCCGTCAGGTGCTGCCCGCCATGCTCGAACGCGGCAGTGGCACCCTGCTGTTCTCCACGGGCGCCTCCTCCATCCGGCCGAGCGGCGGCGCGTTCGGCAGCGTCGGCGTCGCGGCGGCGGCCCTGCGCAACTACGCCATGGCCCTGGGCATCGACCTCGCCGAGCACGGGGTGCACGCCGCACACGTGGCGATCGGGGTGTTCATCGGCAGCGGTCCCGGCACCGAGCCCGAGACCATCGCCGAGCACTACTGGGACGCGTACACCAAGCGCGACCAGGCCGAGATCGTCCACACCGTCCCCGGCGGCATCCGGTGA
- a CDS encoding ISL3 family transposase, with product MRATAGACRCGQRSARVHGRYVRRLRDVAVGGLGVVIELCVRRFRCENPDCTAVTFAEQIAGLTTPHSRYSPLLRGVLTRVGLALAGRAGVRLAAAAGITVGKDTLLRLVRALPDPEIGEVEVLGVDDFAFRKGRHYGTVLIDMATHRPLHLYDGREGEDLTAWLRGHPEVKVICRDRSGGYAEGARVGAPQAEQVADRYHLWANLGQAVEKSVNAHRSRLSEPVPATDGNSDALEAEPEEVQPSTELKIVTRLREQHAAAHELWEKGMSKAAIGRKLGLHQATVRKLVNARSADEVVAKSLQRAHIVDPYVGHLHRRWNEGVRNAAQLYREIQQLGYPGGELAVQRHLRRYRTGRGHAPVPGPKPPSVREVTSWIMTHPEHLRDEDADKLHRLRKRDPELDRLTLHVRKFAAMMTGRHGDRLEDWITNAEQDTLTPLAGFARNLRRDFDAVRNGLSLPHSSGAVEGNINRLKMLKRQMFGRASLDLLRKRVLLAR from the coding sequence GTGCGGGCCACGGCTGGGGCCTGCCGGTGCGGCCAGAGGTCGGCTCGGGTGCACGGTCGGTACGTACGGAGGTTGCGCGATGTCGCCGTTGGCGGGCTCGGCGTGGTGATCGAGTTGTGCGTGCGCCGATTCCGCTGCGAGAACCCTGACTGCACAGCGGTGACGTTCGCCGAACAGATCGCGGGGCTGACCACCCCGCACAGTCGCTACAGCCCGCTGCTGCGTGGGGTGTTAACGCGGGTCGGGCTGGCGCTGGCCGGCAGGGCAGGAGTCCGACTCGCGGCCGCGGCCGGTATCACCGTGGGCAAGGACACGCTGCTGCGGCTGGTCAGAGCCCTGCCCGACCCGGAGATCGGCGAGGTGGAGGTACTCGGTGTCGACGACTTCGCCTTCCGTAAAGGCCGCCACTACGGCACTGTGCTCATCGACATGGCCACCCACCGTCCACTGCACCTCTACGACGGACGTGAGGGAGAGGATCTGACCGCCTGGCTCCGCGGTCACCCTGAGGTGAAGGTCATCTGCCGTGACCGTTCCGGCGGATACGCGGAAGGTGCACGGGTCGGGGCACCGCAGGCCGAGCAGGTCGCTGATCGCTATCACCTGTGGGCCAACCTCGGACAGGCGGTCGAGAAGTCGGTGAACGCCCATCGTTCCCGCCTGAGCGAACCAGTTCCCGCAACTGACGGTAACTCCGATGCCCTGGAGGCGGAGCCCGAGGAGGTCCAGCCATCGACGGAGCTGAAGATCGTGACGCGGTTGCGTGAGCAGCATGCCGCCGCCCACGAACTGTGGGAGAAGGGCATGTCCAAGGCGGCGATCGGCCGGAAACTCGGGCTGCACCAGGCCACCGTCCGCAAGCTGGTCAACGCCCGCTCCGCGGACGAAGTCGTCGCCAAGAGCCTGCAACGGGCGCATATCGTCGATCCGTACGTCGGCCACCTGCACCGGCGCTGGAACGAAGGTGTCAGAAACGCCGCCCAGCTCTACCGCGAGATCCAGCAACTGGGCTATCCCGGTGGCGAGTTAGCCGTCCAGCGTCATCTGCGGCGCTACCGAACCGGGCGCGGACATGCACCCGTCCCCGGCCCCAAGCCGCCATCGGTCCGCGAGGTCACCTCCTGGATCATGACCCACCCCGAGCACCTCCGGGACGAGGACGCCGACAAGCTCCACCGCCTACGCAAACGAGATCCCGAGCTCGACCGGCTCACCCTCCACGTCAGGAAGTTCGCCGCGATGATGACCGGACGCCACGGCGACCGCCTCGAAGACTGGATCACCAACGCTGAGCAAGACACACTAACCCCGCTCGCAGGCTTCGCCCGCAACCTCCGCCGCGACTTCGACGCCGTCCGCAACGGACTGTCCCTGCCCCACAGTTCCGGCGCCGTCGAGGGCAACATCAACCGGCTGAAGATGCTGAAACGCCAGATGTTCGGCCGGGCCAGCCTCGATCTCCTACGCAAACGCGTCCTACTCGCACGGTGA